The following coding sequences lie in one Kamptonema formosum PCC 6407 genomic window:
- a CDS encoding mercuric reductase encodes MSSSKSNRLNISPMDVHNQRLVSYLHPPDWVNPQPVSRYNLVVIGAGPAGLIVAAGAAGLGAKVALVEKHLMGGDCLNVGCVPSKCLISSSVIVANIRDAKRFGIGVPDNIEVDFAAVMERLRRLRAGISDVDSAQRYQEKLGVDVFLGAGRFSSDDTIEVAGKTLRFKKAVIATGARALQPQIPGIEEAGYLTNETVFNLTEQPKRLAIIGGGPIGSELAQAFQRLGSEVVLLHKNAHILDREDTDAAEIVQQAFIREGIQLILQSKIKRIELTNAGKVIYYQSHNQEDAITVDEILVSAGRSPNVETLNLEAVGVKYDTKSGVFVNDNLQTSNPRIYAAGDVCMNWKFTHAADFAARIVIQNTLFLGRKKLSALTMPWCTYTDPEIAHVGMYEQEAKEKGIEINTFFIPFSQVDRAVTDGEEEGFVKIHVKKGSDKILGATIVARNAGEMISEITLAMVNNIGLGKIASVIHPYPTQADAIRKAADAYNRTRLTPFVKKLFSQWLTWTR; translated from the coding sequence ATGTCAAGCTCGAAAAGCAATCGCCTAAATATATCGCCAATGGATGTACACAACCAAAGATTAGTTTCTTATTTACATCCGCCAGATTGGGTAAATCCTCAACCAGTTAGCCGTTATAATTTAGTGGTAATAGGAGCTGGGCCAGCAGGATTAATCGTTGCCGCAGGTGCAGCAGGTTTAGGTGCAAAAGTTGCTTTAGTTGAAAAACATTTAATGGGTGGCGATTGTTTAAATGTCGGTTGCGTGCCGTCAAAATGTCTGATTAGTTCCTCCGTTATTGTTGCTAATATTAGAGATGCGAAGCGATTTGGCATTGGAGTTCCTGATAATATAGAAGTGGATTTTGCCGCCGTAATGGAAAGACTGCGGCGGTTAAGAGCAGGAATAAGTGATGTGGATTCAGCTCAACGCTATCAAGAAAAATTAGGTGTTGATGTTTTTCTAGGAGCGGGTCGTTTCTCCAGTGATGATACCATCGAAGTAGCAGGTAAAACTCTACGTTTTAAAAAGGCAGTAATTGCTACAGGTGCGAGAGCATTGCAACCACAAATTCCAGGTATAGAAGAAGCTGGATATCTTACTAATGAAACAGTATTTAACCTTACAGAACAGCCGAAACGTTTAGCAATAATTGGCGGCGGGCCCATTGGTTCCGAATTAGCTCAAGCCTTTCAGCGATTGGGTTCCGAAGTAGTGTTGCTACATAAAAATGCTCACATTTTAGACCGCGAAGATACTGATGCCGCAGAAATTGTTCAGCAGGCTTTTATCCGAGAAGGAATTCAGCTAATTTTACAATCTAAAATTAAGAGGATTGAGCTAACAAACGCAGGTAAAGTTATCTATTATCAATCCCATAACCAGGAAGATGCAATCACTGTTGATGAAATTCTAGTTAGTGCGGGACGTTCCCCGAACGTGGAAACCTTAAACCTTGAAGCTGTCGGCGTTAAATACGATACAAAAAGTGGGGTGTTTGTCAATGACAACCTGCAAACCAGTAATCCTCGTATTTATGCTGCTGGCGATGTTTGCATGAACTGGAAATTTACTCATGCTGCTGATTTTGCCGCCAGAATTGTCATTCAAAATACTCTATTTTTAGGACGTAAAAAACTTAGCGCTTTGACAATGCCTTGGTGTACTTACACAGACCCGGAGATTGCTCATGTAGGAATGTATGAGCAAGAAGCTAAGGAAAAAGGGATTGAGATAAATACATTTTTTATTCCTTTTAGTCAGGTAGATAGAGCTGTTACTGATGGGGAAGAAGAAGGATTTGTAAAAATTCACGTCAAGAAAGGTAGCGATAAAATTTTAGGTGCAACAATTGTGGCTAGAAACGCCGGCGAAATGATTAGCGAAATAACTCTGGCAATGGTTAACAATATTGGTTTAGGAAAAATTGCTAGCGTGATTCATCCTTATCCAACTCAAGCGGATGCAATTCGCAAAGCTGCGGATGCTTACAATCGTACTCGGTTGACACCTTTTGTAAAAAAACTGTTTTCTCAGTGGCTAACTTGGACGCGATAG